A single genomic interval of Pelagerythrobacter marensis harbors:
- a CDS encoding ATP synthase F1 subunit epsilon produces the protein MALHFELVTPAKLVRSEDVHMVVVPGAEGEFGVLEGHAPFMSTIRDGAVQVYKTEGAAPEEIEVRGGFAEVSEAGLTVLAEHVEG, from the coding sequence ATGGCACTGCATTTCGAACTCGTGACCCCGGCCAAGCTCGTCCGCAGCGAGGATGTCCACATGGTGGTCGTCCCCGGCGCCGAAGGCGAGTTCGGCGTGCTGGAAGGGCACGCCCCCTTCATGTCGACGATCCGCGACGGCGCGGTCCAGGTTTACAAGACCGAAGGCGCGGCGCCGGAGGAGATCGAGGTTCGCGGCGGTTTCGCCGAAGTCAGCGAGGCCGGCTTGACCGTTCTCGCCGAACATGTCGAAGGCTGA
- a CDS encoding SAM-dependent methyltransferase: MTAASSPLRLLPILAALLATLASCGPRVDIHYVPTPEPVVDAMLEMAEIEPGNVLYDLGSGDGRIPIAAAREFGVRAVGIEIDPRLIREARANAEAAGVAHLVEFREADLFATDFSDADVVTLYLGDTLNLRLRPQLLEQLEPGARVVSHDFGMGDWSPDERRVVANRPVYKWTVPNTFIPGFGGVD; encoded by the coding sequence ATGACGGCCGCATCCTCCCCGCTTCGCCTGCTGCCGATCCTCGCGGCGCTTCTCGCCACGCTCGCATCGTGCGGGCCGCGGGTGGACATCCACTATGTGCCCACGCCCGAGCCGGTGGTCGACGCCATGCTGGAAATGGCCGAGATCGAACCGGGCAACGTGCTCTACGACCTCGGTTCGGGCGATGGACGCATCCCCATCGCCGCAGCGCGCGAGTTCGGCGTGCGCGCGGTGGGGATCGAGATCGATCCGCGCCTGATCCGCGAGGCGCGCGCCAATGCCGAAGCGGCCGGCGTCGCGCACCTGGTCGAATTCCGCGAAGCCGATCTGTTCGCGACCGATTTTTCCGATGCCGACGTCGTCACGCTCTATCTCGGCGATACGCTGAACTTGCGCCTGCGCCCGCAATTGCTGGAGCAGCTGGAACCGGGCGCGCGCGTGGTCAGCCACGATTTCGGCATGGGCGACTGGTCCCCGGACGAAAGGCGGGTGGTCGCCAATCGCCCGGTCTACAAGTGGACAGTGCCGAACACGTTCATCCCCGGCTTCGGCGGGGTCGACTAG
- a CDS encoding HNH endonuclease, with amino-acid sequence MAGSPAKPRVRPVACDCPSICWLCHRSLGTRVQWHHPVPRARKGRATVPVHPICHRTIHANFTNAELARIGADRDRLTAEPAIARFLAWVADKPPDFHAPTRGRRGR; translated from the coding sequence ATGGCCGGTTCGCCCGCGAAACCGCGCGTGCGGCCGGTGGCCTGTGACTGCCCCTCCATCTGCTGGCTTTGCCACCGCTCTCTCGGCACACGCGTTCAGTGGCACCATCCGGTGCCCAGGGCCAGAAAGGGGCGGGCGACGGTACCGGTCCATCCGATCTGTCACCGGACGATTCACGCCAACTTCACCAATGCCGAACTGGCCCGGATCGGGGCGGATCGCGACCGTCTGACGGCCGAACCCGCGATTGCCAGATTTCTCGCCTGGGTGGCTGACAAGCCGCCCGATTTCCACGCTCCCACGCGCGGAAGACGGGGGCGTTGA
- the apaG gene encoding Co2+/Mg2+ efflux protein ApaG gives MKQLFQHAAITEGITVRVAVNFLPEQSQPDAGKWFWVYHIRIENGSNERVQLRTRHWRITDARGAVNLVDGEGVVGEMPILAPGDSHDYVSGCPLATPHGSMEGFYTFHRTDGTPLEVRIPFFPLAAPATAD, from the coding sequence ATGAAACAGCTGTTCCAACATGCCGCGATTACCGAGGGGATCACCGTTCGCGTGGCGGTGAATTTCCTGCCCGAACAGTCGCAGCCCGATGCGGGAAAGTGGTTCTGGGTCTATCATATACGGATCGAGAACGGATCGAACGAGCGGGTGCAGCTCAGGACTCGCCATTGGCGAATCACCGATGCGCGCGGCGCGGTGAATCTGGTCGATGGGGAAGGGGTGGTTGGCGAAATGCCGATTCTGGCTCCGGGCGACAGCCACGATTACGTGTCGGGCTGCCCGCTGGCGACGCCGCACGGATCGATGGAAGGATTCTATACCTTCCACCGCACCGACGGCACACCGCTGGAAGTGCGGATTCCCTTCTTCCCGCTGGCAGCGCCGGCAACCGCGGATTAA